A single genomic interval of Acidobacteriota bacterium harbors:
- the gmk gene encoding guanylate kinase yields MTQINSGVSKKYLMTEGNLFIVSAPSGAGKSSLVHHALKTIDNLCYSISYTTRQPRGLEQNGKDYYFVSQDVFKFMRENGEFLECAEVHGNYYGTHQATTDKIIKSGKDVILDIDVQGAAQIKEKMPKAISIFILPPSPEILESRLRARAENTEADIERRLKNARDEIKHCKDYQFVIVNDEFGNACRALEAIIRAERQVLSRQLDKTELIIKSFGG; encoded by the coding sequence TTGACCCAGATTAATTCGGGAGTTTCTAAAAAATACCTCATGACGGAAGGCAATTTGTTCATTGTTTCGGCACCATCTGGCGCTGGGAAGTCTTCATTGGTTCATCACGCCTTAAAAACCATAGATAACCTGTGTTACTCTATTTCTTACACGACGCGCCAACCTCGTGGATTAGAGCAAAATGGTAAAGACTATTATTTTGTTTCTCAGGACGTATTTAAATTCATGCGAGAAAATGGCGAATTTCTGGAGTGCGCCGAAGTTCACGGGAATTATTATGGAACGCATCAAGCGACCACCGACAAAATAATCAAGAGTGGAAAGGATGTTATCCTGGATATAGATGTGCAGGGCGCAGCGCAGATAAAAGAAAAGATGCCCAAAGCGATAAGCATTTTTATTTTGCCCCCATCACCTGAAATTTTAGAGTCAAGATTAAGGGCACGCGCCGAGAATACCGAGGCGGATATTGAACGGCGTTTAAAAAACGCGCGTGATGAAATCAAACATTGCAAGGACTATCAATTTGTTATTGTAAATGATGAGTTCGGTAACGCTTGTCGGGCATTGGAGGCGATAATTCGCGCCGAACGGCAAGTGTTGTCCCGGCAATTGGATAAAACTGAATTGATAATAAAATCTTTTGGAGGATGA
- the rpoZ gene encoding DNA-directed RNA polymerase subunit omega codes for MADEKDTNWTSDIDSKYRLVLIAARRSKQLQKGAPARVKSNAKKFTRIALEEAEQGEILFSQIQKSGALNE; via the coding sequence ATGGCTGATGAAAAAGATACAAACTGGACAAGCGATATTGATAGTAAATATCGACTGGTTTTAATTGCAGCGAGAAGAAGCAAACAGTTACAGAAAGGCGCACCGGCTCGCGTGAAGTCGAATGCCAAAAAATTTACACGAATCGCATTGGAAGAAGCCGAACAGGGGGAAATTCTATTTTCTCAGATTCAGAAATCAGGCGCTTTAAATGAATAA